From Verrucomicrobiota bacterium JB022, one genomic window encodes:
- a CDS encoding TonB-dependent receptor plug domain-containing protein: MFPLSPKAKRQPLRFETTLTIALALLTPLPLAAQANDAGTTAQSKSSQPADEDEIFELSPFTVNASEDTGYRASSTLSGTRLRSNLSDVAASVSVVTKDFMEDVNANDLGVLLNYTVGTEVAGVSGNYSGSSASSNYVDFDSVNRSPSTSTRFRGLSVADTTRDFFATDVPMDSYNVERVDLNRGANSMLFGLGSPAGIINSTLISAQLKETKSNLKLENDQYGSFRQSLDHNQVLIKDKLALRVAVLHDDQKFQQDPAFIEDWRVYGTATWQILPNTRLRVSAEWADQESNKPQNRPPMDSFTWWWDVGQPVYDPTTNQVTLLGEAPENPLVNPRSASGSRNSNIINGQMNSAWSSNVGVILEDPNQKGFGISGTGAQAIEARNERARVAGSSLQTASMVSLQGSRQYLQQLNGGSSSPMYNFWRHQQLSDPDVFNFYDDMIEGDNKREWAEWNTVTAVLEQHFFENTLGFEVAYDHEEMDFGYYNPFNSTGYTIYLDINTKLPNGEPNPNLGRPFIADYGWGSSSSTVRDATRLTGYYELDFNKYNDGWIGKLLGRHTFTGNFNRQTVDGEVFQGRPTLMGLDYITSEAETYHPAGGLSRYSYESRRAMIQTAYIGDSVIGLGDAGAADLTGINVQTGVRDLDSVDVLYYQSPLNGSTTLADWEVRNFDLVQNDEHDFRTTSSVTNRTRGEYDSLAFIAQSFWWDGVFVTTAGWRQDDYDTFEAGGAPYDPETGLRIIDDSYRAQPSLSDRQQTFGYGCVFHLRPFIQRYLDKDIGLSLIYNQSDNFRPTAQRYDQLGHELDPESGETEEYGVLLDVFDSRLTLRVTHYESSSKNSTNSNLREIQNAFAREPGFVVENNATGLNNDLPEALAAWDAWMASPLGQQFLDTFEYRYETDVDGNTSYTHEDRINTVVSTSDTVSKGWEFEATINPTPNWRISMNAARNEAERDNTASTFAYVLEESIMPVWAGPAGDLRRSATSNETLREHAQSEYAKFQRELMLDGQSNPEIRKWRFNLITNYKFTEGPLKGFNIGGGIRFQDKAEIGYGVTGTSPEDAQYDVTQPYYGPSITNYDAWIGYSRRVGPVWWNVQLNVRNIGVGDELIPVNAQPDGSISAWRIREPMVFTLRNSFYF; encoded by the coding sequence ATGTTTCCCCTCTCCCCAAAAGCAAAGCGTCAACCCCTCCGCTTCGAAACAACGCTCACGATCGCCCTTGCACTGCTCACGCCACTGCCTCTGGCGGCCCAAGCCAACGATGCTGGCACGACTGCGCAGTCCAAGTCCTCCCAGCCGGCGGATGAGGACGAGATTTTCGAACTATCGCCGTTTACCGTCAACGCCTCGGAAGACACTGGCTACCGCGCAAGCTCAACCCTTTCGGGCACCCGCTTACGCAGCAACCTTAGCGACGTCGCTGCTTCCGTCTCGGTTGTGACCAAGGATTTCATGGAAGACGTCAACGCCAATGACCTTGGCGTGTTGCTCAACTACACCGTGGGCACTGAAGTGGCGGGCGTCAGCGGCAATTACTCTGGCTCTTCCGCGTCGTCCAACTATGTCGATTTCGATTCGGTCAACCGCAGCCCCTCGACGTCAACCCGCTTCCGCGGCCTTTCCGTGGCCGACACTACGCGCGACTTCTTTGCGACCGACGTGCCGATGGACAGCTACAATGTCGAGCGCGTCGACCTGAACCGTGGGGCAAACTCGATGCTCTTCGGCCTCGGCAGTCCCGCTGGCATCATCAACTCGACCCTGATCTCTGCCCAGCTCAAGGAAACGAAGAGCAACCTAAAGCTGGAGAACGACCAATACGGCTCCTTCCGCCAGTCGCTCGACCATAATCAGGTGCTGATCAAGGACAAGCTGGCCTTGCGCGTCGCCGTGTTGCATGACGACCAGAAATTCCAGCAGGATCCCGCCTTTATTGAGGATTGGCGCGTCTACGGCACCGCTACCTGGCAGATCCTCCCCAACACCCGCCTCCGCGTCAGCGCCGAATGGGCGGACCAGGAATCGAACAAGCCGCAGAACCGCCCCCCGATGGACTCGTTTACTTGGTGGTGGGATGTAGGGCAGCCGGTTTACGACCCCACCACCAATCAGGTGACGCTTCTGGGCGAGGCTCCGGAGAATCCGCTGGTGAACCCGCGCTCCGCCAGCGGCAGCCGCAATTCGAATATCATCAACGGCCAGATGAACAGTGCCTGGTCGTCCAACGTTGGAGTCATCCTCGAAGATCCCAACCAGAAGGGCTTCGGAATCAGCGGGACAGGCGCTCAAGCCATTGAAGCGCGGAATGAGCGGGCACGTGTCGCTGGTTCCTCATTGCAGACGGCCAGCATGGTCTCACTGCAAGGCAGCCGGCAATATCTGCAGCAGCTCAATGGTGGCAGCAGCAGCCCGATGTACAACTTCTGGCGGCACCAGCAGTTGTCCGACCCAGACGTCTTCAATTTCTACGACGACATGATCGAAGGGGACAACAAGCGCGAGTGGGCCGAGTGGAACACCGTTACCGCCGTGCTCGAGCAGCATTTCTTCGAAAACACGCTTGGTTTTGAGGTGGCCTACGATCACGAGGAGATGGATTTTGGCTATTATAACCCGTTCAATAGCACGGGCTACACCATCTACCTCGACATCAATACCAAGCTGCCCAACGGCGAACCGAACCCAAATCTTGGCCGGCCCTTCATCGCTGACTACGGCTGGGGCTCTTCGAGCAGCACCGTGCGCGATGCGACCCGATTGACGGGCTACTACGAGCTCGATTTCAACAAATACAACGATGGCTGGATCGGGAAGTTGCTGGGCCGCCACACCTTCACCGGCAACTTCAACCGGCAGACGGTCGACGGCGAGGTCTTCCAGGGCCGCCCGACTCTGATGGGCCTCGATTATATCACTTCCGAGGCCGAGACTTACCACCCGGCTGGCGGCCTCAGCCGCTACTCCTATGAGTCGCGCCGCGCGATGATCCAGACCGCCTACATCGGCGACAGCGTGATCGGGCTGGGCGACGCCGGAGCCGCCGACTTGACGGGCATTAACGTGCAGACCGGCGTGCGCGACCTCGACTCGGTCGATGTGCTCTACTACCAGTCGCCGCTCAATGGCTCAACCACGTTGGCGGACTGGGAGGTGCGCAACTTTGATCTCGTCCAGAACGACGAACACGACTTCCGCACGACCTCGAGTGTCACCAACCGCACCCGCGGCGAATACGATTCCCTCGCCTTTATCGCTCAAAGCTTCTGGTGGGACGGCGTTTTCGTGACGACCGCCGGCTGGCGCCAGGACGATTACGACACCTTCGAAGCCGGCGGCGCACCTTATGACCCGGAGACGGGTTTGCGTATCATCGACGACAGCTACCGTGCCCAGCCCAGCCTGTCCGACCGCCAGCAGACGTTTGGCTACGGTTGTGTGTTTCATCTGCGGCCCTTCATCCAGCGCTACCTCGACAAAGACATTGGCCTGAGCCTGATTTATAACCAGTCCGACAACTTCCGCCCCACAGCGCAGCGTTACGACCAGCTCGGCCATGAGCTCGATCCGGAATCTGGTGAAACGGAAGAATACGGCGTGCTATTGGACGTATTTGATAGCCGCCTTACCCTCCGTGTCACTCATTATGAGTCATCTTCGAAGAACTCGACCAACAGCAACTTGCGTGAGATCCAAAACGCCTTCGCCCGCGAGCCCGGCTTTGTGGTGGAGAACAATGCTACAGGCCTGAACAACGATCTGCCGGAAGCCCTTGCGGCCTGGGATGCCTGGATGGCGTCGCCGCTGGGGCAGCAGTTCCTCGACACCTTCGAATATCGCTACGAGACCGACGTTGACGGTAACACCAGTTACACGCACGAAGACCGTATCAACACGGTCGTCTCCACTTCCGATACCGTGTCCAAAGGCTGGGAATTTGAAGCCACGATCAACCCCACACCCAACTGGCGGATTTCGATGAATGCGGCTCGCAATGAAGCCGAGCGCGACAACACGGCCAGCACCTTCGCCTATGTGCTCGAGGAAAGTATTATGCCCGTCTGGGCAGGGCCAGCTGGTGATCTGCGCCGCAGCGCAACGAGCAACGAAACGCTCCGCGAACATGCCCAGAGCGAATACGCCAAATTCCAGCGCGAGTTGATGCTCGACGGCCAGTCCAATCCGGAAATCCGCAAGTGGCGCTTCAACCTGATCACCAACTACAAGTTTACGGAGGGGCCGCTCAAGGGCTTCAACATCGGGGGCGGTATCCGTTTTCAGGACAAAGCCGAGATCGGCTATGGCGTAACTGGCACCTCGCCCGAAGACGCCCAGTATGACGTGACCCAGCCTTATTATGGCCCCAGTATCACCAACTACGATGCGTGGATCGGCTACAGCCGGCGCGTGGGGCCGGTTTGGTGGAACGTTCAGCTCAACGTCCGCAACATTGGGGTGGGAGACGAGCTGATCCCGGTCAATGCCCAGCCCGATGGCAGCATTTCCGCCTGGAGAATCCGCGAGCCGATGGTGTTCACCCTGCGTAACTCGTTCTACTTCTAG
- the uidA gene encoding beta-glucuronidase — protein sequence MLYPIDSETREVKELNGLWDFQLDADNRGLSERWFEQTTLPGNTLRMPVPASYNDITTEARVRDHIGPVWYRRTFFVPRSWQGQRVAIRIGSASHRAIVWCNGVEIVRHKGGYLPFEGPAAEAIHYGAENTIVVRVDNILDWTTLPPGEIVTETGKPPYPPGYQHQVSYHDFFNYSGIHRPVRLVVTPPHGIEDITVVTTLDERRCGVVKVTVGSGAPQHRLTLHAADGAAVATDTGTTVELQVSRPELWEPGHPYLYELKVEALDENGEPFDVYRLPVGIRTIRIDGDRFLLNEKPFYFRGFGKHEDSDVRGKGLDEALNQRDFNLLKWINANSFRTTHYPYSEEIMRMADREGIVIIDEVPAVGLYFFNDEDLPTKDVFTEKRAGKELREHHKDCIREMIARDKNHPCVVMWSLGNETATHEDEGAQHYREVAALVRELDSTRPLTIVEYNFAWFSKVGDTVDVLGVNRYYGWYFDTARLDTIELKLMNELQEWHRKWKKPVLFTEYGADTISGYHVLPSRMFSEEFQIDYLDACNRVIDQCPFVIGEHVWNFADFQTKQGLVRFGGNKKGVFTRQREPKAAAHYIRKRWQSQIEQDS from the coding sequence ATGCTATACCCCATCGATTCAGAAACCCGCGAAGTCAAGGAGCTGAACGGCCTCTGGGATTTCCAGCTCGACGCGGACAATCGCGGCCTGAGCGAACGCTGGTTTGAACAAACCACTTTGCCTGGAAACACGCTGCGCATGCCCGTGCCTGCCAGTTACAACGACATCACGACCGAGGCGCGCGTGCGGGATCATATTGGCCCCGTCTGGTATCGTCGTACCTTTTTTGTGCCTCGCAGCTGGCAAGGCCAACGAGTGGCGATTCGCATCGGATCGGCCTCACACCGTGCCATCGTCTGGTGCAATGGAGTGGAGATCGTGCGCCATAAAGGCGGCTACCTGCCCTTTGAAGGGCCCGCAGCCGAGGCCATTCATTATGGAGCGGAAAACACCATCGTCGTCCGCGTCGACAACATCCTAGACTGGACCACGTTGCCACCAGGCGAGATTGTGACCGAGACCGGCAAGCCGCCATACCCTCCCGGCTACCAGCACCAGGTGTCCTACCACGATTTCTTCAACTACAGCGGCATCCATCGCCCGGTGCGACTCGTAGTAACGCCGCCCCACGGCATTGAAGATATCACGGTGGTTACGACGCTCGATGAACGCAGATGCGGAGTTGTGAAGGTCACCGTCGGATCCGGCGCCCCCCAACACCGCCTCACACTACATGCGGCCGATGGTGCTGCTGTTGCGACCGATACGGGCACTACAGTCGAGCTACAGGTCAGCCGCCCTGAACTTTGGGAGCCGGGCCATCCTTATCTCTACGAGTTGAAAGTCGAGGCATTGGACGAAAACGGTGAGCCCTTCGACGTTTACCGCCTGCCGGTCGGCATCCGCACCATACGCATCGACGGCGATCGCTTTTTGCTGAACGAAAAGCCCTTTTATTTCCGTGGATTCGGCAAGCATGAAGACTCCGACGTGCGGGGCAAGGGCCTCGACGAAGCGCTCAACCAGCGCGACTTCAACCTGCTCAAGTGGATCAACGCCAACTCGTTCCGGACCACGCACTACCCATATTCGGAAGAGATCATGCGCATGGCTGACCGCGAGGGTATCGTGATAATTGACGAAGTGCCGGCGGTGGGCCTCTATTTTTTCAACGACGAAGACCTGCCGACCAAAGACGTCTTTACCGAAAAGCGAGCGGGCAAGGAGCTACGGGAGCACCACAAGGACTGCATCCGCGAGATGATCGCCCGCGACAAGAATCACCCCTGCGTGGTCATGTGGAGCCTTGGCAACGAGACAGCTACCCACGAAGACGAGGGTGCGCAGCATTACCGCGAGGTCGCAGCCCTGGTGCGCGAACTGGACTCGACCCGTCCGTTGACGATCGTTGAATACAACTTTGCCTGGTTTTCAAAGGTGGGCGACACCGTCGATGTGCTGGGCGTAAATCGCTATTATGGCTGGTATTTTGACACCGCACGCTTGGATACAATCGAACTGAAGTTGATGAACGAACTGCAGGAGTGGCATCGTAAATGGAAAAAACCAGTCTTGTTTACCGAATATGGAGCGGATACAATTTCAGGCTATCACGTATTGCCCTCGCGCATGTTTTCGGAGGAGTTTCAGATCGATTATCTGGATGCCTGCAATCGAGTGATCGACCAATGTCCATTCGTCATTGGAGAACACGTATGGAATTTTGCCGACTTCCAGACTAAGCAGGGGCTGGTACGCTTCGGAGGAAACAAGAAGGGCGTGTTTACTCGCCAACGCGAGCCCAAGGCAGCCGCGCACTACATTCGCAAGCGTTGGCAGTCCCAGATCGAGCAGGATTCGTAA
- a CDS encoding carbohydrate kinase family protein, translating into MPEGIIAAGNWILDQVKLLDVWPEQDALATIRSQTAGNGGSPYNLLKDLALLGARFPLRAVGLVGDDAYGRDIIADCRNHGIDTAQLATTPAAPTSYTDVMTVASTGRRTFFHHRGANALLGPEHFNLEGQAARWFHLGYLLLLDRLDAIGPDGRPVAAAVLERARSAGLKVSLDCVSEAGPRLRQVVSPVLPLVDLLFINDFECEGLTGISLRQGEALCTSSVEKAARQLVAQGVREWVVVHFPEGACACSAQGEVCWQGSVCLPQEFIAGAAGAGDAFAAGVLYCLHDERPMAAALELGVAAAAASLRDVTCSAGVQKAEDCIALAADYGCRSLMAFAPSRA; encoded by the coding sequence ATGCCTGAAGGAATTATTGCTGCGGGGAACTGGATCCTCGATCAGGTGAAGTTGCTCGACGTATGGCCTGAGCAGGACGCTCTCGCTACGATCCGCAGCCAGACGGCAGGCAACGGTGGCTCCCCCTACAACCTGCTCAAGGATCTCGCACTATTGGGGGCGCGCTTCCCGCTACGTGCGGTGGGCCTGGTGGGCGATGACGCGTATGGGAGGGACATCATTGCGGACTGCCGCAACCACGGGATCGATACCGCCCAACTGGCGACGACTCCTGCCGCCCCCACCTCCTACACCGACGTGATGACGGTGGCCTCGACGGGGCGCCGTACCTTTTTCCACCACCGGGGTGCAAATGCACTGCTCGGGCCGGAGCACTTCAATCTCGAGGGGCAGGCCGCCCGTTGGTTCCATTTGGGCTATCTGCTGTTACTCGACCGCTTGGATGCAATCGGCCCCGACGGACGACCGGTGGCGGCCGCAGTGCTTGAACGCGCTCGTTCGGCGGGCCTCAAAGTGTCACTCGACTGCGTCAGCGAAGCCGGCCCCCGGCTGCGGCAAGTCGTGAGCCCGGTGCTGCCGCTGGTCGATCTGCTGTTCATCAACGATTTCGAATGCGAGGGCCTGACCGGCATCTCCCTCCGCCAAGGCGAGGCGCTTTGCACATCTTCGGTGGAGAAGGCTGCTCGTCAGCTTGTTGCTCAAGGCGTGCGCGAGTGGGTGGTGGTCCACTTCCCGGAAGGCGCCTGTGCCTGTTCCGCACAAGGGGAAGTCTGCTGGCAAGGCAGCGTATGCCTGCCGCAGGAATTCATTGCCGGAGCTGCTGGGGCAGGGGATGCCTTTGCCGCCGGCGTGCTCTATTGCCTGCACGACGAGCGCCCGATGGCCGCCGCCCTAGAGTTGGGCGTCGCCGCTGCGGCCGCTTCGTTGCGTGACGTCACGTGCTCCGCCGGGGTCCAGAAGGCAGAAGACTGCATCGCCTTGGCGGCTGATTACGGCTGCCGGTCCCTCATGGCCTTCGCGCCATCCCGAGCCTGA
- a CDS encoding D-lyxose/D-mannose family sugar isomerase: MKRSEINAVCQAAAACFHANGWHLPPKPAWDVTDFGRGRFEQYGLVLVNLATEPEYCEKLMYARRGQLTPCHTHRHKKEDIICRAGRLRLRLWHDRPGRFDDEPFCVQVNGQSLEVRSGHDLVLEAGSRVTLVPGVWHEFAPLSAECVIGEVSTANDDLHDNFFLDASVGRFPPIEEDEAPAVRLLSER; the protein is encoded by the coding sequence ATGAAGCGCTCCGAAATCAACGCCGTCTGTCAGGCCGCAGCCGCTTGCTTCCACGCCAACGGCTGGCACCTCCCGCCCAAGCCCGCATGGGACGTTACGGACTTTGGGCGCGGCCGGTTTGAGCAATATGGTCTCGTCCTCGTCAATCTCGCAACCGAGCCCGAATACTGCGAAAAGCTGATGTATGCGCGCCGGGGGCAGCTGACTCCTTGTCACACTCACCGGCATAAGAAAGAAGACATCATCTGCCGCGCGGGCCGCCTGCGCTTGCGCCTGTGGCACGACCGGCCCGGGCGGTTCGACGACGAGCCGTTCTGCGTGCAGGTCAATGGCCAGTCGCTCGAAGTCCGTTCCGGACACGATCTGGTGCTGGAGGCTGGGTCGCGCGTCACGCTGGTGCCCGGGGTGTGGCACGAGTTCGCTCCACTCAGCGCGGAATGCGTCATTGGCGAAGTCTCCACCGCCAACGACGACCTCCACGACAACTTCTTCCTCGACGCATCCGTCGGGCGCTTCCCTCCCATTGAGGAGGATGAGGCCCCGGCGGTGCGTTTACTCTCGGAGCGCTGA
- a CDS encoding Gfo/Idh/MocA family oxidoreductase, whose product MSPSPTVRVGVIGAGLMGREVASAFGRWFTLLDCPVTPVLTAVCDVNPSALDWFRQVPTVANFCTDHHQLLALDEVDVVYVAVPHHLHEAIYLDVLRAGKDLLAEKPFGIDLAAAERIRDEAKALGRFVRVSSEFPFLPGVQRVIQAVRELDLGKLLHIRSSFLHSSDLDPRKPINWKRQNRFCGDAGVMNDLGLHVTHVPVRLGWTPHRVYGQLQKIYRERPDGQGGVAVCDTWDNATVHGTATLEGQEVPVTFEMKRMAPTETNTWSLEVLGTDAGARFSTKEPKTLWIYRRDREQWWQKTDLGFATPFKTVTGGIFEPGFPDVLMQMWAAFLAERAGALGRRFGCATPDEAVAQHAIWAAALVSHREGRVVQVSTVQPS is encoded by the coding sequence ATGAGCCCTTCTCCCACAGTTCGCGTCGGCGTCATCGGCGCAGGCCTCATGGGCCGAGAAGTTGCCAGTGCTTTCGGTCGCTGGTTCACCTTGCTCGATTGCCCGGTGACCCCCGTCCTGACTGCGGTCTGCGATGTCAACCCGTCCGCTCTCGACTGGTTCCGGCAAGTGCCAACCGTAGCGAATTTCTGCACCGATCACCATCAACTGCTGGCGCTGGACGAGGTAGACGTGGTCTATGTCGCAGTGCCGCACCACCTGCACGAGGCGATCTACCTCGACGTCTTGCGGGCAGGGAAAGATCTGCTGGCAGAGAAACCCTTTGGGATCGATCTGGCGGCGGCGGAACGCATCCGCGACGAAGCCAAGGCTCTTGGGCGATTTGTGCGGGTTTCCTCAGAATTTCCCTTCCTGCCCGGTGTGCAGCGTGTAATCCAGGCGGTTCGCGAGCTGGATCTGGGCAAGCTGCTCCACATTCGCTCGTCATTCCTGCACTCCAGCGACCTCGATCCGCGCAAGCCGATCAACTGGAAGCGCCAGAACCGCTTTTGCGGCGATGCCGGTGTCATGAACGACCTCGGCCTGCACGTTACTCACGTCCCGGTTCGCCTTGGCTGGACGCCGCACCGGGTCTACGGGCAGCTCCAGAAGATTTACCGCGAGCGCCCCGACGGCCAGGGAGGCGTGGCAGTCTGCGACACTTGGGACAATGCCACCGTCCACGGAACTGCCACGCTCGAAGGCCAGGAAGTCCCGGTGACTTTTGAGATGAAGCGCATGGCACCGACTGAAACCAACACTTGGTCGCTCGAAGTCCTCGGCACCGACGCGGGCGCCCGATTTTCAACCAAGGAGCCCAAGACGCTCTGGATCTACCGGCGTGATCGCGAGCAGTGGTGGCAAAAGACCGACCTCGGCTTTGCCACGCCTTTCAAAACCGTTACCGGCGGCATTTTCGAGCCGGGTTTCCCGGATGTGCTGATGCAGATGTGGGCCGCCTTTCTCGCCGAGCGTGCTGGGGCTCTTGGCCGGCGTTTTGGCTGCGCCACGCCCGACGAGGCGGTCGCCCAGCATGCAATCTGGGCCGCCGCGCTGGTAAGCCACCGGGAAGGTCGCGTGGTCCAGGTTTCAACCGTCCAGCCCTCCTGA
- a CDS encoding aldolase, whose translation MKTARINRLFNPETGRCFDVAIDHGFFNESDFLQGIEHLPHAVAQLVAAAPDAIQLTVGQASHLQGIKVRHKPALVLRTDVANVYGRKLPRTLFSRMIADPVEQALRLDATSVVVNLFSIPGEPEVADQCIENILRIKPACDRYSMPLMIEPLVFQPNEKAGGYMVDGDPAKIIPLVRQAVELGADIVKADPTQDARDYHRVIETAGGIPVLVRGGSKASEREIFERTHTLMEQGAAGIVYGRNIIQHANPAAITRALMAIVHEGATVEQALQIVA comes from the coding sequence ATGAAGACTGCGCGTATCAACCGCTTGTTCAACCCCGAGACCGGACGCTGCTTCGACGTGGCGATCGACCACGGCTTTTTTAACGAAAGCGATTTCCTGCAGGGGATCGAACACCTGCCCCATGCCGTGGCCCAGCTCGTCGCGGCCGCGCCGGATGCCATCCAGCTGACCGTCGGCCAGGCAAGTCATCTGCAGGGGATCAAGGTGCGGCACAAGCCGGCCCTCGTCCTGCGCACGGATGTGGCCAACGTCTACGGTCGCAAGCTGCCCCGCACGCTCTTTTCCCGCATGATTGCCGACCCGGTGGAGCAGGCTCTGCGCCTCGACGCCACATCGGTTGTGGTCAACCTCTTCAGCATCCCGGGCGAACCCGAAGTCGCCGACCAGTGCATCGAGAATATCCTGCGCATCAAGCCGGCCTGCGACCGCTATAGCATGCCGCTGATGATCGAGCCGCTCGTTTTCCAGCCTAACGAAAAGGCAGGAGGCTACATGGTCGACGGCGACCCGGCCAAGATCATCCCGTTGGTGCGCCAGGCTGTCGAATTGGGAGCCGACATCGTCAAAGCCGACCCGACACAGGATGCACGCGACTACCACCGCGTGATCGAGACAGCCGGTGGCATCCCGGTGCTGGTGCGGGGCGGCAGCAAGGCCAGTGAGCGCGAGATCTTTGAGCGCACCCATACGCTGATGGAGCAGGGGGCCGCCGGGATCGTCTACGGCCGCAATATCATCCAGCACGCCAACCCTGCTGCGATTACCCGCGCACTGATGGCGATCGTGCACGAAGGCGCCACCGTCGAACAAGCCCTGCAAATCGTCGCATGA
- a CDS encoding DeoR/GlpR family DNA-binding transcription regulator — protein sequence MLTPERHRAILRILAEDGKVTITDLVERLDISPATARRDASALAASGKALRSHGGLLPARYLRQEPHYRAKAQRWADQKERLAQKAAAIIPHEGNIFVDGGTTCLEVGKLLLDRTDLRIFTNSIPLLSLADESRAALTAIGGEVRRVSMAMTGALAQAWLSHLRFDFVVVGASGFSADHGAYTTEIHEAAVKSEVLRRATGRMLVAEAEKLNQPTAVHFAPWCSFSHFISGKAVPPEVRRSIASEGVRIHLV from the coding sequence ATGCTGACGCCAGAGCGCCACCGCGCCATCCTCCGGATCCTTGCTGAGGATGGAAAGGTGACGATTACAGATCTGGTCGAGCGCCTCGATATCTCTCCGGCGACGGCCCGCCGCGATGCTTCCGCCTTGGCCGCGAGCGGTAAGGCGCTGCGCAGCCATGGAGGCCTTTTGCCGGCTCGCTACCTGCGCCAGGAGCCGCACTACCGTGCCAAGGCGCAACGATGGGCAGACCAGAAGGAGCGGTTGGCGCAAAAGGCGGCCGCGATCATCCCGCACGAGGGTAACATCTTTGTCGATGGCGGGACGACCTGCCTCGAAGTCGGCAAGCTGCTGCTCGACCGCACGGATCTGCGGATCTTCACCAATTCCATACCCTTACTTTCCCTGGCGGACGAATCCCGAGCCGCTTTGACAGCCATTGGGGGTGAGGTGCGCCGCGTGTCGATGGCCATGACCGGAGCTCTGGCGCAGGCGTGGCTTTCTCATTTGCGCTTCGATTTTGTAGTGGTGGGTGCCTCCGGCTTTTCCGCCGACCATGGCGCCTATACGACGGAAATTCACGAGGCGGCCGTGAAGTCCGAGGTCCTGCGCCGCGCCACTGGCCGCATGTTGGTCGCAGAAGCCGAAAAGCTCAATCAGCCCACCGCCGTCCATTTCGCCCCTTGGTGCAGCTTCAGCCATTTCATCAGTGGCAAGGCTGTCCCTCCCGAGGTTCGTCGGAGCATCGCCTCCGAAGGGGTCCGTATTCACCTCGTCTGA
- a CDS encoding Gfo/Idh/MocA family oxidoreductase, with the protein MVTIGIAGVSGYAQNHLRALRELEQQGLVRLVAAVAINAAEIPETVADLESRGVEIYGNYTAMLSAWQGRLDVVCLPTPIHLHASMTIAALEAGFHVFVEKPLSATVAEVEAIIAARERSGLFVGVGFQDISLPQAQEVKRLLLEGALGDLREIQIGALWPRGLAYFARSGWAGRIAVGDQAVYDSPLSNALAHFANLAFYWAGATPQVSCQLTGVEAELYRANPIENFDTIAARFMTDRSQPIRFLASHACTEEREARILVSCAAGNVLWHNGQDVTITWPDGSQKVEPLPRPGRYMVPMWRAFLDRLQGHDAPMATPEIACTHTYAVEMVQRSVPVQTVAADVLRERAEAITIMGLESVFDRAWSRGVLFSEAGASWAAPAPS; encoded by the coding sequence ATGGTCACAATCGGAATTGCTGGCGTATCCGGTTACGCGCAGAACCACCTGCGCGCCCTGCGAGAGCTGGAACAACAGGGGTTGGTGCGGCTTGTTGCCGCGGTCGCGATCAATGCCGCCGAAATCCCTGAAACCGTGGCTGACCTTGAGAGTCGCGGAGTCGAGATCTACGGGAACTATACGGCGATGTTGAGCGCTTGGCAGGGGCGTCTGGACGTCGTCTGCCTACCCACGCCGATTCACCTCCACGCCAGTATGACGATTGCAGCGCTGGAGGCAGGCTTCCATGTCTTTGTGGAAAAGCCGCTTTCGGCCACCGTTGCGGAGGTCGAGGCCATCATTGCGGCGCGCGAGCGCAGCGGGCTATTCGTCGGTGTCGGCTTCCAGGATATTTCGCTGCCACAGGCTCAGGAGGTGAAGCGCCTGTTGCTGGAAGGTGCGCTCGGGGACCTACGAGAGATCCAGATCGGTGCGCTTTGGCCGCGTGGGCTCGCCTACTTTGCCCGAAGCGGGTGGGCCGGCCGGATAGCAGTTGGGGATCAGGCCGTCTATGATTCTCCGCTCTCCAACGCGCTCGCGCACTTCGCCAACCTCGCCTTCTACTGGGCGGGGGCTACACCGCAGGTCAGTTGTCAGCTGACGGGAGTGGAAGCAGAGCTCTACCGCGCAAATCCAATCGAAAACTTCGACACCATTGCCGCGCGTTTCATGACGGACCGAAGCCAGCCGATTCGCTTCCTCGCTTCTCACGCCTGCACGGAAGAGCGAGAGGCGCGCATTCTCGTCTCCTGCGCCGCCGGTAACGTGCTGTGGCACAATGGCCAAGACGTGACCATCACCTGGCCTGACGGGAGTCAAAAGGTCGAGCCCCTGCCACGCCCCGGTCGATACATGGTGCCGATGTGGCGGGCATTCCTCGACCGTCTGCAAGGGCACGATGCTCCCATGGCCACGCCCGAGATTGCCTGCACTCATACCTATGCGGTTGAGATGGTCCAGCGCTCGGTCCCTGTCCAGACGGTAGCGGCGGATGTCCTCCGGGAGCGCGCGGAAGCGATCACGATCATGGGGCTCGAGAGCGTTTTTGATCGGGCGTGGTCGCGTGGTGTCCTGTTCTCCGAAGCGGGCGCCAGTTGGGCGGCGCCCGCTCCTTCATGA